Proteins from one Fragaria vesca subsp. vesca linkage group LG6, FraVesHawaii_1.0, whole genome shotgun sequence genomic window:
- the LOC101310720 gene encoding uncharacterized protein LOC101310720, which yields MQSKPQGVMASNNLQQQGSKNVQTGRPHNLLTLSLTKGTTLEELKNGFPSEGLSTASNRWWGSNSLDCDKGIRGEAAKADEENKHQSNKLADGASSIAENKEKCESEKEENSIDPQGTDLLVAVRKQAVEEGKKALKLGVFRGYGAKKLGRKERTLLLRIFKSSLPKDWIPDSS from the coding sequence ATGCAGTCGAAACCACAAGGTGTCATGGCCTCTAATAATTTGCAGCAGCAAGGAAGCAAAAATGTTCAGACTGGACGGCCTCACAATCTTCTCACGTTAAGCTTGACCAAAGGTACAACCTTGGAAGAATTGAAAAATGGATTCCCATCTGAAGGTTTATCAACTGCATCCAATAGATGGTGGGGAAGCAATAGCCTTGATTGTGATAAGGGCATCCGTGGAGAAGCAGCTAAGGCTGATGAAGAAAACAAGCATCAGTCCAACAAACTAGCGGATGGCGCAAGTTCAATTGCAGAAAACAAAGAGAAATGTGAAAGTGAAAAAGAAGAGAACAGCATTGATCCCCAAGGGACAGATTTATTGGTGGCCGTGAGAAAACAAGCGGTGGAAGAAGGGAAAAAGGCACTTAAGCTTGGTGTATTCCGTGGATATGGTGCAAAGAAGCTAGGGAGAAAGGAGAGGACATTGCTCCTCCGAATATTCAAATCGTCATTGCCAAAAGATTGGATACCTGACTCCTCTTGA